A genomic region of Roseateles amylovorans contains the following coding sequences:
- a CDS encoding SDR family NAD(P)-dependent oxidoreductase: MTTRPTVLITGASSGIGATYAERFAQRGHDLVLVARDKARLEALAARLRAEAKVAVDVLPADLTQEADLAAVEARLRDDARIDILINNAGIAQTGGLLQQTPQRIEQLIALNTTAPTRLAAAVAPRFAETGTGSIVNIGSVVGFAPEFGMSIYGATKAFVLFLSQGLHVELGSKGVYVQAVLPASTRTEIWERAGMDINALPEVMPVEELVDAALIGFDRRELVTVPPLTEAGRWDALDGARQLLLSDIRQAHAAERYHPQR; the protein is encoded by the coding sequence ATGACCACACGCCCCACCGTTCTCATCACCGGCGCCTCCAGCGGCATTGGCGCCACCTATGCCGAGCGCTTTGCCCAACGCGGCCACGACCTGGTGCTGGTGGCCCGCGACAAGGCCCGCCTGGAAGCCCTGGCCGCCCGTCTTCGCGCCGAGGCCAAGGTCGCTGTCGACGTGCTGCCCGCCGATCTGACCCAGGAGGCCGATCTGGCAGCGGTCGAGGCACGCCTGCGCGACGATGCCCGCATCGACATCCTGATCAACAACGCCGGCATCGCGCAGACGGGCGGCCTGCTGCAGCAGACGCCGCAACGCATCGAGCAACTGATCGCGCTCAACACGACTGCCCCGACCCGCCTGGCGGCCGCCGTGGCACCGCGCTTCGCCGAGACGGGTACGGGCTCGATCGTCAACATCGGCTCGGTGGTGGGCTTTGCGCCCGAGTTCGGCATGTCGATCTACGGTGCCACCAAGGCATTCGTGCTGTTCCTGTCGCAGGGGCTGCATGTCGAGCTGGGATCGAAGGGGGTCTATGTGCAGGCGGTGCTGCCGGCGTCCACGCGCACCGAGATCTGGGAGCGTGCCGGTATGGACATCAATGCGTTGCCTGAAGTCATGCCGGTCGAGGAACTGGTCGATGCCGCTCTGATCGGCTTCGATCGCCGCGAGCTCGTCACGGTCCCGCCCCTGACCGAGGCCGGCCGCTGGGATGCGCTGGATGGCGCGCGCCAATTGCTGCTGTCGGACATCCGGCAGGCCCATGCCGCTGAGCGCTATCACCCGCAGCGCTGA